One Synechococcus sp. CC9605 genomic window carries:
- a CDS encoding alpha/beta fold hydrolase — translation MTRLRTHLAALTFGMSLALSGVSASALERFVLRLPFLETEITINFDDSKSAEQLIQASPDLQDLELVSGGKLLPLLRQVFLTPLPLETKALLAGSTGQPLLEQALHAATQVVDLEGVELDESGRMLTEALLRAERRGQPNILGFLRELPGEQASIDLSRLAEVANRLKTNLEVGVALARSVEAASVTTALREPLRPSWSREVVQVSVPHRPKPMRVLMLQPAAPGNGRLVVISHGLWDDPESFEGWGEVLAAHGYTVLFPDHPGSDLNQQKAMLAGDAPPPGPEELRLRPLDVSALLDAVSSGRLLPGAMLNIDAVAVVGHSWGATTTLQLAGGVPIDSRLKARCNDLKDSERNISWVLQCSWLSGVNQAAVADPRVKAVVAVSPPLRLLFDGSRLESRPAKMLLISGTRDWVVPSGPEAIAPMRQTKAVRLGHRLVLVQGADHFSLRSFRGEPTPAQVGPVILGWINEKLELEGALTFSAGGWGDEQGSLVDVSDRL, via the coding sequence ATGACCCGACTTCGCACCCACCTGGCGGCCCTGACTTTTGGCATGTCACTGGCCCTGAGTGGGGTTTCTGCTTCAGCCTTGGAGCGGTTCGTCTTGCGTCTCCCGTTTCTGGAGACGGAGATCACGATCAATTTCGATGACAGTAAGTCCGCTGAACAATTGATCCAGGCCAGTCCGGATCTGCAGGATCTGGAATTGGTCAGTGGTGGCAAGTTGTTGCCGCTGTTGCGCCAGGTGTTCCTTACGCCGCTGCCCCTGGAGACCAAGGCCCTGCTGGCGGGATCGACCGGTCAGCCGCTGCTGGAGCAGGCCCTCCATGCGGCGACGCAGGTGGTGGATCTTGAGGGGGTGGAGCTCGACGAAAGCGGACGGATGCTGACCGAGGCCCTGCTTCGCGCTGAACGCCGGGGGCAACCCAATATTCTCGGCTTTTTGAGGGAGTTGCCGGGAGAGCAGGCGTCGATCGACCTGTCGCGCCTCGCTGAGGTGGCTAACCGGCTTAAAACCAACCTTGAGGTGGGGGTTGCCCTGGCCCGTTCCGTTGAGGCTGCATCTGTGACAACCGCTCTGCGGGAGCCTCTGCGGCCCAGCTGGTCCCGTGAGGTTGTTCAGGTGTCCGTGCCCCATCGGCCGAAACCCATGCGGGTTCTCATGCTTCAGCCTGCAGCCCCTGGGAATGGTCGTTTGGTGGTGATCTCCCATGGGCTCTGGGACGATCCGGAGTCGTTTGAAGGGTGGGGTGAGGTGCTGGCTGCCCACGGCTACACCGTGCTCTTTCCCGATCACCCCGGCAGTGACCTCAATCAGCAGAAAGCGATGCTAGCTGGTGACGCGCCGCCGCCGGGGCCTGAAGAATTGAGGCTTCGGCCCCTTGATGTGTCCGCTTTGTTGGATGCGGTCAGTTCAGGTCGTCTTCTGCCGGGTGCCATGTTGAACATCGACGCCGTTGCAGTGGTGGGTCACTCCTGGGGAGCCACCACCACGCTTCAGCTGGCCGGTGGGGTTCCTATTGATTCCAGACTCAAAGCCCGTTGCAACGACCTTAAGGATTCGGAGCGAAACATCAGTTGGGTGCTCCAGTGCAGTTGGCTGTCGGGGGTGAACCAAGCCGCTGTTGCTGATCCAAGGGTCAAGGCTGTTGTGGCCGTCAGTCCGCCCTTGCGTCTGTTGTTCGACGGCAGTCGCCTTGAGAGCCGTCCGGCCAAGATGCTGCTGATCAGCGGTACCCGCGATTGGGTGGTGCCTTCGGGTCCGGAAGCGATCGCTCCGATGCGTCAGACCAAGGCCGTGCGGTTGGGTCACCGCTTGGTGTTGGTGCAGGGTGCGGACCACTTCAGCCTTCGTAGTTTTCGGGGCGAGCCGACCCCGGCACAGGTTGGACCAGTGATCCTTGGCTGGATCAACGAGAAGCTTGAGCTGGAAGGCGCCCTCACCTTCTCTGCGGGTGGTTGGGGTGATGAGCAAGGCAGCCTTGTCGATGTCAGCGACCGCCTCTGA
- a CDS encoding HAD family hydrolase, producing MGIRLLHLHLHGLFRSHELELGRDADTGGQTLYVLELVRSLAQRAEVEQVDVVTRLIQDRRVDLDYSQRIEDIAPGARILRFPFGPKRYLRKELFWPHLEELADQLVEHLSQPGQRVDWIHAHYADAGLVGALVSQRLGIPLVFTGHSLGREKQRRLLAGGLDRSQLEQTYAISRRIDAEERALAQADLVITSTRQEADQQYSRYGHFEADQAEVVPPGVDASRFHPHGSSQEGSALQSLLQPFLREPGRPPLLAISRAVRRKNIPALVEAFGQSPVLRQRHNLVLVLGCRDDPRQLEKQQRDVLQQVFDLVDRFDLYGQVAYPKQHSRSQIPALYRWAASRGGLFVNPALTEPFGLTLLEAAACGLPMVATDDGGPRDIQHRCDNGLLADVTDPGALQEALELAGSDRSRWRRWSDNGVEAISRHFSWDAHVCQYLALMQQKVRVSPVRAMSVVRRSSPVSRLLALDLDSCLELPEERSLAHLRDRLHAESFAASTGLVILTGRSLDQACQRYRELHLPDPKAWICRAGTEIHHTSDRAEDPVWAQRISQAWDREAVLAAMGQLKEHIQLQDPDHQSPFKVSYLLRASNRGLIGLARQCLRRHGLQAEPQLRCHWFLDVLPQRASRSEAIRFLAQSWQLPLQQVLVVASQQGDGELLDGLPATVVPADHDPCLLGQRTQQRVYFSKRPSVGAVLDGLTHFRFSASR from the coding sequence ATGGGGATCCGGTTGTTGCATCTGCACCTTCACGGTCTGTTTCGTTCCCATGAACTCGAATTGGGCCGGGATGCTGATACCGGTGGTCAGACGTTGTATGTGCTGGAGCTCGTGCGCAGCCTGGCTCAGCGGGCTGAGGTGGAGCAGGTGGATGTGGTCACCCGGCTGATTCAGGACCGACGGGTTGATCTCGATTACAGCCAACGGATTGAAGACATTGCTCCAGGAGCCCGCATCCTGCGCTTTCCCTTTGGTCCGAAGCGTTATCTGCGCAAGGAGCTGTTTTGGCCCCATCTCGAGGAGTTGGCTGATCAGCTGGTGGAACATCTGAGCCAGCCCGGTCAGAGGGTGGATTGGATTCACGCGCATTACGCCGATGCCGGTCTGGTGGGTGCTTTGGTCAGTCAGCGGCTGGGGATTCCGCTTGTCTTCACCGGCCATTCCCTCGGTCGGGAGAAACAGCGACGGCTCCTGGCGGGTGGCCTGGATCGATCTCAACTTGAGCAGACCTATGCCATCAGCCGTCGCATTGACGCCGAAGAGCGTGCCCTGGCCCAGGCGGATCTGGTGATCACCAGCACCCGTCAGGAGGCCGATCAGCAGTACTCCCGCTACGGTCACTTTGAGGCGGATCAGGCGGAGGTGGTGCCCCCAGGTGTCGATGCTTCCCGCTTCCATCCCCACGGTTCATCGCAGGAAGGCTCCGCGCTGCAAAGCCTGTTGCAGCCTTTCCTCAGGGAGCCCGGGCGTCCGCCTCTGCTGGCGATTTCCCGTGCGGTGCGGCGCAAGAACATTCCCGCGCTGGTGGAAGCCTTTGGCCAGTCGCCGGTGCTGCGGCAGCGCCACAACCTGGTGCTTGTGCTGGGCTGTCGGGATGACCCGCGGCAGCTCGAGAAGCAGCAGCGCGATGTGCTTCAGCAGGTGTTCGATCTGGTGGATCGGTTTGATCTCTATGGCCAGGTGGCCTATCCCAAACAACACAGCCGTTCCCAGATTCCCGCTTTGTACCGCTGGGCGGCGAGCCGTGGAGGTCTGTTTGTGAATCCGGCGTTGACCGAACCTTTCGGACTCACCCTTCTGGAGGCCGCGGCCTGTGGTTTGCCGATGGTGGCCACCGACGATGGCGGCCCAAGGGACATCCAACACCGTTGCGACAACGGTCTTCTGGCGGACGTCACCGATCCCGGTGCACTTCAGGAGGCCTTGGAATTGGCCGGCAGTGATCGCTCCCGTTGGCGTCGTTGGAGTGACAACGGGGTTGAGGCCATCAGTCGTCACTTCAGCTGGGATGCCCATGTGTGTCAGTACCTCGCCTTGATGCAGCAGAAGGTCCGCGTTTCACCTGTTCGGGCGATGTCGGTGGTGCGGCGGTCCAGCCCTGTCTCCAGACTGTTGGCGTTGGATCTCGACAGCTGCTTGGAGCTGCCAGAGGAACGCTCCCTTGCCCATCTGCGCGATCGGCTTCACGCCGAATCCTTTGCGGCTTCGACTGGCTTGGTGATCCTCACGGGACGCTCGTTGGACCAGGCGTGTCAGCGCTACCGGGAGTTACATCTTCCCGACCCCAAGGCCTGGATCTGCCGGGCTGGAACCGAGATTCACCACACTTCGGATCGCGCGGAAGATCCCGTATGGGCGCAGCGCATCAGCCAAGCCTGGGATCGCGAGGCTGTTCTCGCAGCGATGGGGCAACTCAAGGAACACATTCAGCTTCAGGACCCTGATCACCAGAGTCCCTTCAAGGTCAGTTACCTGTTGCGTGCCTCCAACCGCGGTCTGATTGGTTTGGCCCGTCAGTGCTTGCGCCGCCATGGTCTGCAGGCGGAACCCCAGCTCCGTTGCCACTGGTTCCTGGATGTTCTGCCCCAGCGTGCGTCCCGCAGCGAAGCCATTCGTTTTCTGGCCCAGTCTTGGCAGCTCCCCCTGCAGCAGGTTCTGGTGGTGGCAAGCCAGCAGGGGGATGGAGAGTTGCTGGATGGGTTGCCCGCCACGGTGGTTCCTGCGGATCACGATCCCTGCCTGTTGGGTCAACGGACCCAGCAGCGGGTGTACTTTTCGAAACGCCCCAGTGTTGGAGCCGTGCTGGATGGCTTAACCCACTTTCGGTTTTCAGCCAGCCGTTGA
- the purT gene encoding formate-dependent phosphoribosylglycinamide formyltransferase has product MPSFPRTVMLLGSGELGKEVAIAAQRLGCRVIACDRYAGAPAMQVADVAEVLPMTDADALLEVVRRHQPDVVIPEIEALAVHALAELEQEGITVIPTARATAVTMNRDRIRDLAAGELNLRTARFAYASSAEELKAVAEPLGWPVVVKPVMSSSGKGQSVVDCADDLPKAWEAAMAGARGTSTQVIVEEFLHFDLEITLLTIRQRNGETLFCAPIGHEQEGGDYQCSWQPAQLTDQQLHQAQAMAKTVTDNLGGAGLFGVEFFLCDDEVIFSELSPRPHDTGLVTLISQNLSEFELHLRAVLGLPIPAITAADAAASRVILAQTNMDSVAFEGVEQALTEADTQVLLFGKPTARPGRRMGVALARGVDRKEAQAKADRAAACVSVIPGSTAG; this is encoded by the coding sequence ATGCCGTCGTTTCCACGCACCGTGATGCTGCTGGGCAGCGGGGAGCTGGGCAAGGAGGTGGCCATTGCTGCCCAACGGCTGGGCTGCCGGGTGATCGCCTGTGATCGCTATGCCGGTGCCCCGGCCATGCAGGTGGCTGACGTGGCCGAAGTGCTGCCGATGACCGATGCCGATGCCTTGCTGGAGGTGGTCAGGCGCCACCAACCCGATGTGGTGATCCCGGAGATCGAAGCGCTCGCCGTTCATGCCCTGGCGGAACTCGAACAAGAAGGAATCACCGTGATTCCAACGGCCCGTGCGACGGCCGTCACGATGAACCGAGACCGCATCCGCGACCTGGCAGCCGGCGAACTTAATCTCCGCACCGCCCGGTTCGCCTATGCCTCCAGTGCTGAGGAACTCAAAGCGGTGGCGGAGCCGCTGGGCTGGCCCGTCGTGGTGAAGCCGGTGATGAGCTCCTCCGGCAAAGGCCAGAGCGTGGTGGACTGTGCGGACGATCTACCCAAGGCCTGGGAGGCCGCCATGGCCGGCGCACGGGGCACCTCAACCCAGGTGATCGTGGAGGAATTTCTCCATTTTGATCTGGAGATCACCTTGCTCACCATCCGTCAGCGCAATGGCGAAACCCTGTTCTGTGCACCAATCGGCCACGAACAGGAAGGAGGGGACTATCAGTGCAGCTGGCAGCCGGCGCAACTGACCGACCAGCAACTGCATCAGGCCCAGGCCATGGCCAAGACCGTCACCGACAACCTGGGCGGTGCCGGCCTCTTCGGTGTGGAATTTTTCCTCTGTGACGATGAGGTGATTTTTTCCGAACTCTCTCCCCGGCCGCATGACACAGGCCTGGTCACCCTGATCAGCCAGAACCTGAGCGAGTTCGAACTGCATCTGCGCGCTGTTCTCGGTCTTCCGATCCCCGCGATCACAGCAGCAGATGCCGCCGCCAGCCGAGTGATCCTGGCCCAAACGAACATGGACTCCGTCGCTTTTGAAGGGGTCGAACAAGCGCTCACGGAAGCCGACACCCAAGTGCTGCTGTTCGGCAAGCCCACAGCCCGCCCCGGTCGGCGGATGGGTGTGGCTCTGGCAAGGGGAGTCGATCGCAAGGAAGCACAAGCCAAAGCCGACAGGGCAGCCGCCTGTGTATCCGTGATCCCAGGGTCAACGGCTGGCTGA
- a CDS encoding M23 family metallopeptidase: MLGLFAALLVPMSGVVTQGVEQDHPALDISCRVGRPVRAAHDGVGRSRWTATHGWTFHLAGAGVKTRYSHLNAGAPAGSYDRGQIIGLCGNTGRWSTGPHLHFEAEPLHLLDVLESPSGDQLKSMEQLPQWRQRSVEASR, translated from the coding sequence TTGCTGGGTCTGTTTGCCGCGTTGCTTGTGCCGATGTCGGGTGTGGTGACCCAGGGCGTCGAACAGGACCATCCAGCTTTGGACATCTCATGCCGTGTTGGTCGCCCTGTGCGTGCTGCCCATGACGGGGTCGGTCGGAGTCGCTGGACAGCCACCCACGGATGGACGTTTCACCTGGCTGGGGCAGGCGTCAAGACGCGATACAGCCACCTCAATGCTGGTGCCCCAGCAGGCTCCTATGACCGCGGCCAGATCATTGGTCTTTGTGGCAACACGGGCCGATGGTCGACTGGTCCTCATCTTCACTTCGAAGCGGAACCCCTGCATCTCCTGGACGTGCTTGAGAGCCCCAGCGGAGATCAGCTGAAATCGATGGAGCAATTGCCTCAATGGCGTCAGCGCTCGGTGGAAGCGAGCCGTTGA
- the mraY gene encoding phospho-N-acetylmuramoyl-pentapeptide-transferase, which yields MTASLLMLVVLMTSFAADKWITNAQLSLPLLIAAVCATATAAVGIPLLRRLKMGQFIREEGPKTHQSKAGTPTMGGLLVVPVGVVLGSLITRDAVASQQLLSLAVLTLAFMLIGGIDDWSSLTKHTNTGLTARGKLLLQAMATAAFLAIAAWQGWISSSIALPFGLELPLGLMIWPLGLFVVLAESNATNLTDGLDGLASGCGALVFTGLALQLMLRGDNGDPALAGFCMAMAGAWLGFLVHNRNPARAFMGDTGSLAMGAALSGVALLSNSLWPLLVMGGVFVAESLSVIIQVWVFKATKGPDGQGRRVFRMAPLHHHFELGGTDEQSVVPAFWLVTAGLVLLGLVLRP from the coding sequence TTGACTGCCAGCTTGCTGATGCTGGTGGTCTTGATGACCAGCTTTGCAGCCGACAAATGGATCACCAATGCGCAACTGAGCCTGCCGCTCTTGATTGCAGCAGTCTGCGCAACAGCGACTGCAGCAGTGGGAATCCCCCTTCTGCGTCGCTTGAAGATGGGGCAGTTCATCCGTGAGGAGGGTCCCAAAACCCATCAGAGCAAGGCGGGAACTCCAACGATGGGGGGCCTTCTGGTGGTTCCTGTCGGGGTCGTTCTCGGGAGCCTGATCACACGGGACGCCGTAGCGTCACAGCAACTGCTCAGCCTGGCAGTCCTGACCCTGGCGTTCATGCTGATCGGCGGCATCGATGACTGGAGCAGCCTCACCAAACACACCAACACAGGCCTGACGGCACGAGGGAAATTGCTGCTGCAAGCCATGGCGACCGCAGCCTTTCTGGCCATAGCCGCCTGGCAGGGCTGGATCAGCAGCAGCATTGCTTTGCCCTTTGGCCTTGAACTGCCGTTGGGACTCATGATCTGGCCGCTGGGGCTATTTGTCGTTCTGGCGGAAAGCAACGCCACCAACCTCACCGATGGCCTGGATGGTTTGGCCAGCGGCTGCGGAGCACTGGTGTTCACGGGTCTGGCACTTCAACTGATGCTGCGAGGGGACAACGGAGATCCCGCTCTGGCTGGCTTCTGCATGGCCATGGCCGGAGCATGGCTTGGGTTTCTCGTGCACAACCGAAACCCGGCTCGGGCCTTCATGGGCGACACGGGATCCCTGGCGATGGGGGCCGCCCTCAGCGGTGTTGCCCTGTTATCCAACAGCCTCTGGCCCCTGCTGGTGATGGGAGGCGTCTTCGTGGCGGAATCCCTCTCTGTGATCATCCAGGTTTGGGTGTTCAAGGCCACGAAAGGTCCTGATGGTCAGGGGCGACGCGTGTTCCGCATGGCGCCACTCCATCACCATTTTGAGCTGGGTGGCACCGATGAACAAAGCGTGGTGCCTGCGTTCTGGCTTGTCACAGCAGGGCTTGTGCTTCTCGGACTGGTGCTGCGTCCCTGA
- a CDS encoding L,D-transpeptidase, translating into MLRATLLAVLAGACLQLGPVQSRPADLIPPVAPWLSDAEALGLLPVALRSRSTKQLVLHRSSRQLILLEHGQLRLRVPAAVGTQGWETPLGEHRALFKAVDPVWRHPGTGALVPPGGRNPLGSRWIVFYQDCSNPGGWDGEKVVQVRGCSHVGLHGTPHRWTVGRAVSHGCVRLYDEHIRRVYDLVDVGTPVLVLP; encoded by the coding sequence GTGCTTCGGGCGACGTTGTTAGCGGTTCTCGCTGGAGCCTGTCTCCAGCTCGGGCCGGTTCAGTCCAGGCCTGCGGATCTCATTCCACCGGTCGCCCCCTGGCTCAGTGATGCAGAGGCACTGGGCTTGCTGCCTGTTGCTCTTCGTTCCCGTTCCACGAAGCAGCTGGTGCTGCATCGTTCCAGCCGTCAGCTAATCCTGCTGGAGCACGGGCAGCTTCGTTTGCGTGTGCCTGCTGCGGTCGGCACCCAAGGCTGGGAAACGCCTCTCGGCGAGCATCGGGCTCTTTTTAAAGCGGTGGACCCCGTTTGGCGGCATCCCGGCACCGGTGCGCTGGTTCCCCCCGGAGGCCGAAATCCACTGGGATCTCGTTGGATTGTTTTTTATCAGGACTGCTCCAATCCCGGTGGTTGGGATGGCGAGAAGGTGGTGCAGGTCCGCGGCTGCTCCCACGTCGGCTTGCACGGCACGCCCCACCGTTGGACTGTCGGACGGGCCGTGTCGCATGGATGCGTTCGCCTTTATGACGAACACATCCGCAGGGTCTATGACCTTGTGGATGTGGGGACTCCGGTGTTGGTCCTGCCCTGA
- a CDS encoding alpha/beta hydrolase, with product MRRALLFTGAGLMVAAAGLPGFAAPMQTARTVTNGFVRSNVLLPIGGKKAVSNPVPQDLSDLSGWTREKLEVGLEKQYDVDVADVTRILYSTEGEAFLKESINSNYHPYYSQQNDLQAVRSAIILDAEDGKLSSYGMMAKLPTDQRLQGAMKVCNADVQGDFHKDTSLLSWYMNTPACIQAYTAKAEEPAPTAAPVQGLW from the coding sequence ATGCGCAGAGCACTTCTGTTCACCGGTGCCGGCCTGATGGTCGCCGCAGCTGGACTCCCTGGCTTCGCCGCACCCATGCAAACCGCCCGCACCGTCACCAACGGCTTCGTTCGCTCCAACGTGCTGTTGCCCATCGGTGGCAAAAAAGCCGTCTCCAATCCCGTTCCTCAGGATCTGAGCGACCTGTCCGGTTGGACCCGCGAAAAACTCGAGGTGGGTCTGGAGAAGCAGTACGACGTCGACGTTGCTGACGTCACTCGCATCCTCTATTCCACCGAAGGCGAGGCCTTCCTCAAAGAAAGCATCAATAGCAACTATCACCCGTACTACAGCCAGCAGAACGACCTCCAGGCCGTTCGCAGCGCCATCATTCTCGATGCTGAAGATGGAAAACTCTCCAGCTACGGAATGATGGCCAAGCTGCCGACCGACCAGCGCCTGCAAGGTGCCATGAAAGTCTGCAATGCCGACGTGCAAGGTGATTTCCACAAGGACACCTCGCTGCTCAGCTGGTACATGAACACCCCGGCCTGCATCCAGGCCTACACCGCCAAGGCCGAAGAGCCAGCTCCTACTGCTGCTCCCGTCCAGGGACTCTGGTGA